The proteins below come from a single Halomonas binhaiensis genomic window:
- a CDS encoding aldehyde dehydrogenase, giving the protein MTHKIFVAGEWREGRGDPMVSRFPADGSINAELNAAGLEDVEEAVAAADAAWRAPSWRDRQPHERAEVLYRVSELIKSRSEELAALQTRDNGKPLAETRGLVASAAATARYFAAACETLEGELPTQRNSDFMTLSQYEPLGVIAAITPWNSPIASEMQKLAPALAGGNAVVLKPAEATPLLALKLAELFEEAGLPKGLLSVLPGRGSVIGEAIVRHPKVRKISFTGGTNTGRHLAHIAADKLIGTSLELGGKSPTILCEDADLEQAVKGVAYGIFSSAGQACIAGSRLFIQRRRYDEAMQRLESITRHLRVGHPETPGIHLGPLISESHRDSVAAYVERARQEGGNIRAGGGIPDSPELANGSFYLPTLIEGLPNDSSVCQEEIFGPVLVALPYDDEDELIGLANDNAYGLAAGIWSRDYQRALRLASKLEAGTVWINTYKKFSISTPFGGYKDSGLGREKGRQGIYAYMQQKSLYLGLDSTPMNWCD; this is encoded by the coding sequence ATGACCCACAAGATTTTCGTCGCCGGGGAATGGCGTGAAGGCCGAGGCGACCCCATGGTGTCGCGCTTCCCCGCCGATGGATCGATCAATGCCGAGCTCAACGCAGCAGGCCTCGAAGATGTCGAGGAAGCCGTGGCCGCCGCTGATGCCGCCTGGCGCGCGCCGTCCTGGCGCGACCGTCAGCCCCATGAGCGGGCCGAAGTACTGTATCGCGTGAGCGAGCTGATCAAGTCGCGCAGCGAGGAACTGGCGGCACTGCAGACCCGTGACAATGGCAAGCCCCTGGCCGAAACACGCGGTCTGGTGGCCAGCGCAGCGGCCACGGCCCGTTACTTCGCTGCAGCCTGCGAAACCCTTGAGGGCGAACTGCCGACCCAGCGCAACAGCGACTTCATGACCCTGAGCCAGTACGAGCCATTGGGTGTCATTGCTGCGATCACCCCGTGGAATTCTCCCATCGCCAGCGAGATGCAAAAGCTTGCCCCCGCGCTGGCCGGTGGCAATGCCGTAGTGCTCAAGCCTGCCGAGGCCACCCCTCTGCTCGCGCTCAAGCTTGCCGAGCTGTTCGAGGAAGCGGGCCTGCCCAAGGGGCTGCTCAGCGTGCTGCCCGGGCGCGGCAGCGTGATTGGCGAAGCCATCGTGCGTCACCCCAAGGTACGCAAGATCTCTTTCACTGGCGGCACCAATACCGGTCGTCACCTGGCCCATATCGCTGCCGACAAACTGATTGGCACCTCGCTGGAGCTGGGTGGCAAGTCACCGACCATCCTCTGCGAGGATGCCGACCTGGAGCAGGCCGTCAAAGGCGTGGCCTACGGCATCTTCAGTTCCGCAGGTCAGGCCTGCATCGCTGGCTCGCGGCTGTTCATCCAGCGTCGCCGCTACGACGAAGCCATGCAGCGCCTGGAAAGCATTACCCGCCACCTGCGTGTCGGTCATCCCGAGACCCCCGGCATTCATCTCGGCCCGCTGATCAGCGAAAGCCATCGCGACAGTGTCGCGGCCTATGTCGAACGGGCCCGTCAGGAAGGCGGCAATATCCGCGCGGGTGGCGGGATTCCGGATTCGCCTGAGCTGGCCAACGGCAGCTTCTACCTGCCGACCTTGATCGAAGGCCTGCCTAATGACAGCAGCGTATGCCAGGAAGAGATCTTTGGTCCGGTACTGGTCGCCCTGCCCTATGACGACGAAGACGAGCTGATCGGGCTGGCCAATGACAATGCCTATGGCCTGGCCGCCGGTATCTGGAGCCGCGACTACCAGCGCGCCCTGCGCCTGGCCAGCAAGCTCGAGGCCGGCACGGTATGGATCAACACCTACAAGAAATTTTCCATCTCGACCCCTTTCGGCGGCTACAAGGACAGCGGCCTTGGGCGCGAGAAAGGACGCCAGGGCATCTATGCCTACATGCAGCAGAAGAGCCTGTACCTGGGGCTCGACAGCACGCCCATGAACTGGTGCGACTGA
- a CDS encoding aspartate dehydrogenase: MTKRLLMIGYGAMGAEVHRLLPEGMELAWVVVPEAFAAQVRDRLAGKVAVLSSIEQCSETPDLVVECAGQPGLAEHGEAVLRRGLTMAVVATGALADEALYQRLAAAACAGGGRMQLLSGAVAGMDGLAAAREGGLEDVTYEACKAPRSWQGSHAEQLIDLSSVSERTVFFEGNAGEAARLFPANSNVAATIALAGLGMRDTKVQLAVDPATTRNTHRIHARGRFGEFSIELNGHPLENNPKTSTLAALSVVRACRQALEPVSF, from the coding sequence ATGACAAAACGACTCCTGATGATCGGCTATGGCGCCATGGGCGCTGAAGTGCACCGTTTACTTCCCGAAGGCATGGAACTGGCCTGGGTGGTGGTACCGGAAGCTTTTGCCGCTCAGGTCCGCGACCGCCTGGCTGGCAAGGTCGCCGTGCTGAGCAGTATCGAGCAATGCAGCGAGACCCCGGACCTGGTGGTGGAATGCGCCGGGCAGCCTGGCCTGGCCGAACATGGCGAAGCCGTGCTGCGCCGCGGCCTGACCATGGCCGTGGTGGCCACCGGCGCGTTGGCCGACGAGGCCCTCTATCAGCGTCTGGCCGCTGCCGCCTGCGCAGGTGGTGGGCGTATGCAGCTGTTGTCTGGCGCCGTGGCCGGCATGGATGGCCTGGCCGCCGCTCGCGAAGGCGGTCTGGAAGACGTCACGTATGAAGCCTGCAAGGCACCGCGCAGTTGGCAAGGCAGTCATGCCGAGCAGTTGATCGACCTGAGCAGCGTCAGTGAACGCACCGTGTTCTTCGAAGGCAATGCCGGGGAAGCTGCGCGCCTGTTTCCGGCCAACTCCAATGTCGCCGCCACCATCGCCCTGGCCGGGCTTGGCATGCGCGATACCAAGGTGCAGCTTGCTGTCGATCCGGCGACCACCCGCAACACCCACCGCATTCACGCCAGAGGGCGCTTCGGCGAGTTCAGCATCGAGCTCAACGGCCACCCCCTGGAAAACAATCCCAAGACCTCGACCCTGGCCGCCCTGTCGGTGGTTCGCGCCTGTCGCCAGGCGCTTGAACCGGTGTCGTTCTAA
- a CDS encoding SDR family oxidoreductase has translation MSFMIEDRVAVVTGGSSGIGLETVRLLLAHGAKVAMCGRSRERLDTAQAELLREFPQAQLLTETCDVLDADSCEAFAATVAERFGAADMLIANAGQGYVAHLDDTPREAWLSETNLKLFGVLNPLGAFRRQLAASDIGSLTCVNSLLALQPEPHMIATSAARAALLNMTHSLSHELIKEGIRVNSILLGMVESGQWRRRFEQRDDPSQSWEEWIGGIATKRGIPMGRLGHPQEPARALVFLASPMASFTTGAALDVSGGFNRHL, from the coding sequence ATGAGTTTCATGATCGAAGACCGGGTCGCCGTAGTCACCGGCGGCTCCTCCGGCATCGGGCTGGAAACGGTACGCCTGCTGCTGGCCCATGGGGCCAAGGTGGCCATGTGCGGCCGCAGCCGCGAGCGCCTCGACACCGCCCAGGCCGAATTGCTGCGGGAATTTCCCCAGGCCCAATTGCTGACCGAGACATGCGATGTGCTCGATGCCGATTCCTGCGAGGCGTTCGCCGCTACAGTGGCCGAGCGCTTCGGCGCTGCCGACATGCTGATCGCCAACGCCGGTCAGGGCTATGTGGCCCATCTCGATGACACTCCAAGGGAAGCCTGGTTGTCCGAGACCAACCTCAAGCTGTTCGGTGTGCTCAACCCATTGGGCGCCTTCCGCCGTCAGCTTGCCGCTTCCGACATCGGCTCGCTGACCTGCGTCAACTCACTGCTGGCGTTGCAGCCCGAGCCCCACATGATTGCCACCTCGGCAGCGCGTGCCGCCCTGCTCAACATGACGCACTCACTTTCCCACGAGCTGATCAAGGAAGGCATTCGCGTCAACTCCATCCTGCTGGGCATGGTCGAGTCCGGCCAATGGCGGCGTCGCTTCGAGCAACGCGATGACCCGTCACAGAGCTGGGAAGAATGGATTGGAGGCATCGCCACCAAGCGCGGCATTCCCATGGGCCGCCTGGGGCACCCGCAAGAGCCGGCGCGCGCGCTGGTGTTCCTTGCCTCTCCCATGGCCTCTTTCACCACCGGCGCCGCCCTGGATGTCTCCGGTGGCTTCAACCGCCACCTATAA
- a CDS encoding alpha/beta fold hydrolase, with the protein MTSPTMISQYAIPSSLALAEGRQSWRESGEGPAIVLLHGISSGAASWAPLTAHLNGYRVLAWDAPGYADSQPLSGAHPSAGDYARRLDAWLESLGIERCVLVGHSLGAMMASAYTALRPERLAGVVLADPALGYRDADADKRDEVYRSRWTMLAEQGHEAYAAARAPRLLRDDANPDDIARVREGMQRLHVEGFAQASWMLANDALEGYLNGSTLNVPAIVLCGDEDRITTPQASRALAERLDLPYHAIAHAGHASYIDAPQAFAAVVDTFSRPLLETP; encoded by the coding sequence ATGACTTCCCCGACCATGATATCTCAGTACGCAATCCCCAGCAGCCTGGCACTCGCTGAAGGTCGTCAGTCCTGGCGGGAAAGTGGTGAGGGCCCAGCCATTGTGCTGCTGCACGGCATCAGCTCCGGCGCAGCTTCCTGGGCGCCACTGACAGCGCACCTGAACGGCTACCGTGTGCTGGCCTGGGATGCCCCCGGCTACGCAGACAGTCAGCCGCTCAGCGGAGCTCATCCGAGCGCGGGTGACTACGCCAGGCGCCTTGATGCTTGGCTCGAGTCGCTTGGCATCGAGCGTTGCGTACTGGTCGGCCACTCTCTGGGGGCCATGATGGCCAGTGCCTACACGGCGCTCAGGCCCGAGAGACTGGCTGGGGTGGTTCTGGCCGATCCTGCCTTGGGCTATCGCGATGCCGACGCGGACAAGCGCGATGAGGTCTATCGCAGCCGCTGGACAATGCTTGCCGAGCAGGGCCACGAGGCCTACGCCGCGGCACGCGCCCCACGACTGCTGCGCGATGACGCCAACCCGGACGACATCGCCCGGGTCCGCGAAGGCATGCAACGCCTGCATGTCGAGGGCTTCGCCCAGGCCAGCTGGATGCTGGCCAACGATGCCCTGGAAGGCTACCTGAACGGTTCGACCTTGAATGTCCCAGCCATCGTGCTGTGTGGCGATGAAGATCGCATCACCACACCGCAGGCTTCGCGTGCCCTGGCAGAACGACTCGATCTGCCCTATCACGCCATCGCGCATGCCGGTCATGCCAGCTATATCGATGCACCGCAGGCCTTTGCCGCCGTCGTCGACACATTCTCTCGCCCACTGCTCGAGACCCCATGA
- a CDS encoding cupin domain-containing protein encodes MSEQFATWNKPDDQSFEDWIETRIARFKGRKYDWNALKFQADFDPKYRRAQMRYIGTGATGVANDTNTIPAEHFTFSTMVLPSKCEGPLHVHDDVEEVFFVLKGSIRLFIKDGDNYTETVLEERDVISVPPGIYRGLLNESEEEALMCVMLGTPRPQIPTYPEDHPLASVKRNG; translated from the coding sequence ATGTCTGAACAGTTCGCTACCTGGAACAAGCCCGACGACCAATCTTTCGAGGACTGGATCGAAACACGCATCGCCCGCTTCAAGGGTCGCAAGTACGACTGGAATGCCCTGAAGTTCCAGGCCGATTTCGACCCCAAATACCGTCGAGCCCAGATGCGTTACATCGGCACCGGAGCCACTGGCGTTGCCAACGACACCAATACCATTCCGGCCGAGCATTTCACCTTCTCGACCATGGTGCTGCCTTCCAAGTGTGAAGGACCACTGCATGTGCATGACGATGTCGAAGAGGTCTTCTTCGTGCTCAAAGGCAGCATCCGCCTGTTCATCAAGGACGGTGACAACTACACCGAGACCGTGCTGGAAGAGCGCGACGTGATTTCAGTACCGCCGGGCATCTATCGCGGCCTGCTCAACGAGAGTGAAGAAGAAGCCTTGATGTGCGTGATGTTGGGTACGCCCAGGCCACAGATCCCGACCTATCCGGAAGATCACCCGCTGGCCTCGGTCAAGCGTAACGGATGA
- a CDS encoding VOC family protein produces MKIVGIEELEFGAEDIATGKQFAKDFGLGQVDDDSLDEDTQGATFETLDGARLIIRAMDDAELPPAFEDGSTLRRMTWGVASAEDLDALREKLSDQPDYVDHGDSLECRDPNGLAVRIRPTRLRDVELDVTPINQYGDMRRVDQPSPVYTQATPVGVGHAVFFVDDLEASERFYRELLGFSVSDRYTDRAVFLRMQARGGHHNLFLLKLPHRGAGLNHVAFTVRDIHEVIGGGLAMNRRQWSTFLGPGRHPISSAYFWYVNSPLGGAFEYYTNEDYLTEAWVPREMQHSLESFTEWAIEGGIDAETRRQKKTSA; encoded by the coding sequence ATGAAAATCGTAGGTATCGAAGAACTGGAGTTTGGCGCAGAAGACATAGCGACGGGCAAGCAGTTCGCCAAGGACTTCGGCCTGGGCCAGGTGGATGACGATAGCCTTGACGAAGATACCCAAGGCGCCACCTTCGAGACCCTCGATGGCGCCCGCCTGATCATCCGTGCCATGGATGATGCCGAGCTGCCTCCGGCATTCGAGGACGGCTCCACCCTGCGGCGCATGACCTGGGGCGTGGCATCGGCTGAAGACCTGGACGCACTGCGCGAGAAGCTGAGCGATCAGCCCGATTACGTCGATCATGGCGACAGCCTGGAATGCCGTGACCCCAATGGGCTGGCGGTACGCATCCGCCCTACTCGTCTGCGCGACGTCGAGCTGGACGTCACGCCGATCAACCAATATGGCGATATGCGCCGCGTGGATCAGCCAAGCCCGGTATACACGCAAGCCACTCCGGTGGGTGTCGGTCACGCCGTGTTCTTCGTCGATGATCTGGAAGCCAGCGAACGTTTCTATCGCGAACTGCTGGGTTTCTCGGTCTCCGACCGTTACACGGACCGCGCCGTTTTCCTGCGCATGCAGGCGCGTGGCGGCCATCACAACCTGTTCCTGCTGAAGCTGCCACACCGTGGCGCGGGCCTTAACCATGTCGCCTTCACCGTACGCGATATTCATGAGGTGATCGGCGGTGGCCTGGCGATGAACCGGCGCCAGTGGAGCACGTTCCTGGGCCCGGGTCGGCACCCGATTTCCTCCGCCTACTTCTGGTACGTCAACAGTCCTCTGGGCGGCGCCTTCGAGTACTACACCAACGAGGACTACCTCACTGAAGCCTGGGTGCCGCGTGAAATGCAGCACTCACTGGAGTCCTTCACTGAATGGGCCATCGAGGGCGGCATTGACGCCGAGACCCGGCGTCAGAAGAAGACCAGCGCCTGA
- a CDS encoding IclR family transcriptional regulator: protein MSDMEKDARKYLIPGLERGLLILMELSRHHREMSFAEILKLVDIPKATAYRAIQTLEYMGFVQRHPTSGLYSLGVNVLRLGFEYVASLDVVQIGQPVIESLRDTTGCSSHIAIRDGRDVIYVARVSAANATIRRVSVGTRLPVHRTSLGRMLLTGESRETFESLYPDDQLPDNEPGSPKDRESLWAMVQEDRERGYVIAESFFQFGISSIVYPLFNHDGEIEAVVSIMVPVHEIPESDRERLRHDVAEAASNISNLLGHQGTRGGKRQMG, encoded by the coding sequence ATGAGCGACATGGAAAAGGATGCACGGAAATACTTGATTCCAGGCCTGGAACGCGGCCTGCTCATCCTGATGGAGCTGAGTCGCCATCATCGGGAGATGAGCTTTGCCGAGATCCTCAAGCTTGTGGATATTCCCAAGGCCACCGCCTACCGTGCCATCCAGACCCTGGAATACATGGGCTTTGTCCAGCGCCACCCCACAAGCGGACTCTACTCGCTCGGCGTCAACGTGCTGCGCCTCGGCTTCGAGTACGTCGCCTCTCTGGATGTGGTGCAAATCGGCCAGCCAGTCATCGAGTCCCTGCGTGACACAACCGGTTGCTCCAGTCATATCGCCATCCGTGATGGGCGTGATGTCATCTATGTCGCCCGCGTCAGCGCGGCCAACGCCACGATTCGGCGTGTCAGTGTCGGCACGCGCCTGCCGGTACACCGCACCTCACTGGGCAGAATGCTGTTGACCGGAGAGAGCCGGGAAACCTTCGAATCCCTCTACCCTGACGACCAACTGCCGGACAACGAACCCGGCTCCCCGAAAGACCGGGAAAGCCTGTGGGCCATGGTGCAGGAAGACCGTGAACGCGGTTATGTGATCGCAGAATCGTTCTTCCAGTTCGGTATCTCCTCCATCGTCTATCCGTTGTTCAACCATGACGGCGAGATAGAAGCCGTGGTCAGCATCATGGTGCCGGTGCACGAGATTCCAGAAAGTGACCGTGAGCGACTGCGCCATGACGTGGCCGAGGCCGCCAGCAACATTTCCAACCTGCTGGGTCATCAAGGCACCCGGGGAGGAAAGCGCCAGATGGGATGA
- a CDS encoding MFS transporter, producing MSHTAAPSQATGVLNEVGPMPGTRRWLVPLALLACVILSFFDKISIAVLISSPTFQADLGLTGESTKLGLLMTGFLLSYGASSMFLGFLGDIFSPRSCLYGMLAVTAAIMAIMGFVDDFGWLLGLRILLGIAEGPMFAVAYTIVKRLFPPREQARATMLWLLGTPIGATLGFPFTIWVVDQFGWRASFFAIALLTIPVALIVYLVFRKLDVSTRSPALQHSEHSHVPLSTHRVATTKLLKRWSFWSICLFNIAFLAYLWGLNSWLPTYLVQDKGIDLDQAGIFSSLPFLAMLVGEVLGAIVSDRFDRRALMCSISMLGAGLGLALVLSIEGSNWAMIAAMSFSAAMWGVGAPNVFALLAKATPSDVSATAGGIFNGMGNFSGALVPVLIGSLIVMTGNMTAGLMFMMAMAFVGAGVLLPLVKRY from the coding sequence ATGTCCCATACTGCTGCTCCGTCCCAGGCGACCGGGGTCCTCAACGAGGTCGGGCCGATGCCGGGAACAAGGCGCTGGCTGGTGCCACTGGCCCTGCTGGCCTGCGTTATCCTTTCCTTCTTCGACAAGATCAGCATCGCCGTGCTGATCTCAAGCCCGACGTTCCAGGCGGACCTGGGCCTTACCGGAGAATCCACCAAACTCGGCCTGCTGATGACAGGATTCCTGTTGTCCTATGGCGCTTCATCGATGTTTCTGGGCTTCCTCGGCGATATCTTCAGCCCCAGAAGTTGCCTGTACGGCATGCTGGCCGTCACCGCGGCGATCATGGCCATCATGGGTTTCGTCGACGACTTCGGCTGGTTACTGGGGCTGAGAATACTGCTCGGTATCGCTGAAGGGCCGATGTTCGCGGTGGCCTACACCATCGTCAAACGTCTGTTTCCGCCAAGAGAACAGGCCCGTGCCACCATGCTGTGGCTGCTCGGCACACCGATCGGTGCCACTCTCGGTTTCCCGTTCACCATCTGGGTGGTCGATCAGTTCGGTTGGCGTGCCAGCTTTTTCGCCATCGCCCTGCTGACGATACCTGTCGCACTGATCGTGTACCTGGTGTTTCGCAAGCTGGATGTCTCGACTCGCTCTCCGGCCCTGCAACATAGCGAGCACTCCCATGTGCCACTCTCCACCCACCGGGTAGCCACCACCAAGTTATTGAAGCGCTGGTCATTCTGGTCGATCTGTCTGTTCAACATCGCCTTTCTGGCCTACCTGTGGGGGCTCAACAGCTGGCTGCCGACCTATCTGGTGCAGGACAAGGGCATCGACCTCGATCAGGCCGGGATTTTCTCCTCCCTCCCCTTCCTCGCCATGCTGGTGGGCGAAGTGTTGGGCGCGATCGTTTCCGACCGTTTCGATCGCCGCGCGCTGATGTGCTCGATTTCCATGCTTGGCGCAGGCCTGGGACTGGCACTGGTGCTGTCCATCGAAGGTTCCAACTGGGCAATGATTGCGGCCATGTCATTCAGTGCCGCCATGTGGGGCGTCGGTGCCCCCAATGTCTTCGCCCTGCTGGCCAAGGCTACTCCTTCCGATGTCAGTGCCACCGCAGGCGGGATCTTCAACGGCATGGGCAACTTCTCGGGGGCGCTGGTACCCGTATTGATCGGCAGCCTCATCGTCATGACCGGCAACATGACTGCAGGCCTGATGTTCATGATGGCCATGGCCTTTGTAGGAGCCGGTGTCCTGCTCCCCTTGGTCAAGCGTTACTGA
- a CDS encoding NAD(P)/FAD-dependent oxidoreductase translates to MTSDIQRIVVIGGGQAGGYACKALRSEGFQGQLMVVADEPHDFYERPPLSKGVITAQEPLPRLFPADSLAALDIDWHRPQRATRIDRDARQVELNDGTRLNYDRLLIATGSRPRLPVEEWAGIGNVMTLRSWDDACQLKERLEGSRRVGVIGGGWIGLEVASSARKLGMEVDVFERAPALCGRSVGPEVAEAIRELHQQHGVGLELERQDIQLDEAQDGRVTILADGQAHEPYDLIVVGTGVTINLELAREAGLKTEQGIVIDAAGQTSDPYIFAAGDVAQHPHLGLCLQSWAYAQNQARVVADAMLGKEAHYDEPAWLWSDQHGVNIQILGVPSGETHCVVRKEAQGPVFFYLDQDNRLVQMVAFDQPRAIKLGKRWMSAGRTLDPQSLEDPDFNLMQLR, encoded by the coding sequence ATGACAAGTGACATCCAGCGCATCGTCGTCATTGGCGGCGGTCAGGCCGGCGGCTATGCCTGCAAGGCACTACGCAGCGAAGGTTTCCAGGGCCAACTGATGGTCGTGGCCGACGAGCCTCACGACTTCTATGAACGCCCTCCCTTGTCCAAGGGCGTGATCACTGCCCAGGAACCGCTGCCAAGGCTGTTTCCCGCGGATAGCCTGGCGGCACTCGATATCGACTGGCACCGTCCACAGCGGGCCACACGCATCGACCGGGACGCCCGCCAGGTGGAACTCAACGACGGCACTCGCCTGAATTATGACCGCCTGCTGATTGCCACGGGTAGTCGGCCTCGACTACCCGTGGAAGAGTGGGCTGGCATTGGCAACGTCATGACGTTGCGTTCCTGGGATGATGCCTGCCAACTCAAGGAACGCCTGGAGGGCAGTCGGCGCGTTGGCGTCATCGGCGGTGGCTGGATCGGCCTCGAAGTGGCCTCCAGCGCCCGCAAGCTGGGTATGGAAGTGGATGTGTTCGAACGTGCCCCTGCACTCTGCGGGCGCAGCGTGGGCCCTGAAGTGGCCGAGGCCATCCGCGAGCTTCACCAGCAACACGGTGTCGGACTGGAGCTGGAACGCCAGGACATCCAACTCGACGAAGCACAGGACGGCCGAGTCACGATCCTGGCCGACGGACAGGCGCATGAGCCGTATGACCTCATCGTCGTGGGAACCGGGGTGACCATCAATCTGGAACTGGCACGCGAGGCAGGGCTCAAGACCGAGCAGGGCATTGTCATCGACGCTGCCGGCCAGACGTCAGATCCGTATATCTTCGCCGCCGGTGATGTCGCCCAGCATCCCCATCTGGGGCTCTGCCTGCAATCCTGGGCCTATGCCCAGAACCAGGCACGCGTAGTGGCCGATGCCATGCTTGGCAAGGAAGCCCATTACGACGAGCCAGCCTGGCTGTGGTCTGACCAGCACGGCGTCAATATCCAGATTCTTGGTGTTCCCAGCGGTGAGACCCACTGCGTGGTGCGCAAGGAAGCCCAAGGTCCTGTGTTCTTCTACCTGGATCAGGACAACCGCCTGGTGCAGATGGTGGCCTTCGACCAGCCCAGGGCAATCAAGCTTGGTAAACGCTGGATGAGTGCCGGACGCACTCTCGATCCGCAGTCGCTGGAAGACCCCGACTTCAACCTGATGCAGCTGCGCTGA
- a CDS encoding SDR family oxidoreductase, with amino-acid sequence MPRMLADKRILVTGAARGLGRNIAEAAAREGARLVISDILKQELNATAEALRESGAEVEALVIDQADPASIEDGMARIGSQGPLHGLVNNAAIATGVGGDTLMDYDMDLWDRVMSVNVRGPWLMTRAAVPLLERSGNGRIVNLASDTALWGAPKLMAYVASKGAVISMTRAMARELGEQHICVNAVAPGLTHCEATAYVPQERYDFYAQGRALKREQQPDDVSGTVLYLLSDWAAFVTGQVIPVNGGFVFN; translated from the coding sequence ATGCCCCGAATGCTCGCAGACAAACGCATCCTGGTCACCGGCGCTGCTCGCGGCCTGGGCCGCAATATTGCCGAAGCCGCTGCCCGTGAAGGGGCACGGCTGGTCATCAGCGATATCCTCAAGCAAGAGCTGAATGCCACGGCCGAGGCATTGCGTGAAAGCGGTGCTGAAGTGGAAGCCCTGGTCATCGATCAGGCCGACCCAGCTTCCATCGAAGACGGCATGGCACGCATCGGCAGCCAGGGCCCCCTGCATGGACTAGTCAATAACGCCGCCATCGCCACTGGCGTGGGTGGCGATACCCTCATGGACTACGACATGGACCTGTGGGACCGGGTCATGAGCGTCAACGTGCGCGGTCCCTGGCTGATGACCCGCGCTGCCGTTCCTCTGCTCGAGCGCAGTGGCAACGGCCGGATCGTCAATCTGGCCTCGGATACCGCCCTTTGGGGAGCCCCCAAGTTGATGGCTTACGTTGCCAGCAAAGGCGCCGTGATCTCCATGACCCGTGCCATGGCGCGTGAACTCGGAGAGCAACATATCTGCGTCAATGCCGTAGCCCCGGGACTGACCCACTGTGAAGCGACCGCATACGTTCCCCAGGAACGTTATGACTTCTATGCCCAAGGGCGAGCCCTGAAACGCGAACAGCAGCCAGACGATGTGAGCGGCACCGTTCTCTATCTGCTGTCGGACTGGGCGGCATTCGTTACCGGGCAGGTCATCCCGGTCAACGGCGGTTTCGTCTTCAACTGA
- a CDS encoding aromatic ring-hydroxylating oxygenase subunit alpha, translating to MTTAPSSDTNVQDNIQDYLDNGLRSLWYPVAASWEVGSNPVGITRLGENLALWRDHDGTLHAIEDRCPHRGARLSKGWNLGNRLACWYHGVEVNGEGEVCDVPAISNSPLVGQNCVRRYPVKEAHGAIFVYFATTPDEQPCELELPEQLTDGESYGHFLCTATWKCNYQYAIDNVMDPMHGTYLHSDSHSMAEGDRQAEMVLEPTESGFIFKKTGQTGVNFDWVEYGNSGALWLRLSIPYQKRFGPGGPFWIVGMAVPEDKNNTRVFFWRIRKVSGWQRQVWRFFYRTKLEQLHWDVLEQDRIILEDMAPDARDHENLYQHDVGLARLRRVMLKMAKQQLAQRQQAA from the coding sequence ATGACCACAGCACCCTCTTCTGACACCAACGTGCAAGACAATATTCAGGACTACCTGGACAACGGTCTGCGCTCCTTGTGGTATCCCGTCGCCGCCAGTTGGGAAGTCGGCAGCAACCCTGTCGGCATCACCCGTCTGGGTGAGAACCTGGCCCTGTGGCGCGATCACGACGGCACCCTGCATGCCATCGAGGACCGCTGCCCGCACCGCGGCGCGCGACTGTCCAAGGGCTGGAACCTGGGCAACCGCCTGGCCTGCTGGTACCACGGTGTCGAAGTCAATGGTGAAGGCGAAGTCTGTGATGTCCCGGCCATCAGCAATAGTCCCCTGGTGGGCCAGAACTGCGTACGCCGCTATCCCGTCAAGGAAGCGCATGGCGCCATCTTCGTCTACTTCGCTACCACGCCGGACGAGCAGCCCTGCGAGCTCGAACTGCCCGAACAGCTGACCGATGGCGAAAGCTATGGTCACTTCCTGTGCACCGCCACCTGGAAGTGCAACTACCAATACGCCATCGACAACGTCATGGACCCGATGCACGGCACCTACCTGCACTCGGATTCCCACTCCATGGCCGAGGGTGATCGTCAGGCCGAGATGGTGCTTGAGCCCACCGAAAGCGGTTTCATCTTCAAGAAGACCGGCCAGACCGGCGTCAACTTCGACTGGGTGGAATACGGCAATAGCGGCGCGCTTTGGCTACGCCTGTCGATCCCCTACCAGAAACGTTTCGGACCAGGTGGTCCGTTCTGGATCGTCGGCATGGCCGTCCCTGAGGACAAGAACAACACCCGAGTGTTCTTCTGGCGGATCCGCAAGGTCAGCGGCTGGCAGCGTCAGGTATGGCGCTTCTTCTACCGCACCAAGCTCGAGCAGCTGCACTGGGACGTGCTGGAGCAGGACCGCATCATTCTCGAGGACATGGCTCCAGATGCCCGCGATCACGAGAACCTCTATCAGCATGATGTCGGACTGGCCCGCCTGCGCCGTGTGATGCTGAAAATGGCCAAGCAGCAGTTGGCCCAGCGCCAGCAGGCGGCCTGA